One region of Ictalurus furcatus strain D&B chromosome 17, Billie_1.0, whole genome shotgun sequence genomic DNA includes:
- the plppr3a gene encoding phospholipid phosphatase-related protein type 3a, which yields MRAQKKTTRTCPTSRKNGFSYFPVAFFADLGGVEGLKTTSDVYEVKSNNNSGYGYGCSHKREKPEIIVCHYVSITVTLLSFQALYAVGNFSSSVESSPRILKKPPPPQKDALHALTQRGHDSVYQKAHASESNDELTAPVDVAGLNRKVRREKASMGSLKRASADVELLAPRNPMGKETMLTFSNTLPRASANANGTEEPAQRHMTFHVPSSKQLVSEWKQKSLEMRSLSLRENGQQGSSIDVVEETNEESKENLDMDLSTSLYPSVQAAAANRVSIPQRPGAPQLVHIPEEASKPPPVSPKSATTRAKWLSMMDKSPVPAATPEPPRLPNKPLVMQVTSTPKSSETASSCATSSIASSTESPYFRMPSERDSCSIVTVDAHAPHHPVVRLSSVSSNTWDWRSSTNGSTEVQETSRTMPRKEYRSAKTDMFGSEPPPHPDLVPQFHRKPSIPTKEWDPGQPHPEPDHFFKNLHLSQRFKDANL from the coding sequence ATGAGGGCTCAGAAAAAAACCACACGTACATGTCCAACAAGCAGGAAAAACGGATTTTCTTATTTTCctgttgcattttttgctgATCTGGGTGGTGTAGAGGGGTTAAAAACAACGTCAGACGTTTATGAGGttaaaagcaataataatagtGGTTATGGTTACGGTTGCTCTCATAAAAGAGAAAAACCAGAAATAATAGTATGTCATTATGTCAGTATAACCGTAACATTGCTCTCTTTTCAGGCCCTTTACGCTGTTGGAAATTTCAGTTCCTCGGTGGAATCATCTCCTCGGATACTGAAGAAGCCTCCTCCACCTCAGAAAGACGCTCTCCATGCGTTAACACAACGCGGCCATGACTCCGTCTACCAGAAAGCACACGCATCCGAGAGCAACGACGAGCTCACGGCGCCGGTGGACGTAGCCGGACTGAACCGCAAAGTCCGCCGTGAAAAAGCTTCAATGGGGAGTCTGAAACGAGCCAGTGCCGACGTGGAGCTCCTGGCACCCCGAAACCCCATGGGTAAAGAGACCATGCTGACTTTTAGCAACACGCTTCCCAGAGCGAGCGCTAACGCAAACGGCACAGAAGAACCTGCGCAGCGACACATGACATTCCATGTTCCTTCGTCCAAACAACTGGTATCCGAGTGGAAGCAGAAATCTCTGGAAATGCGGAGTTTGAGCTTGAGGGAGAACGGCCAACAAGGCAGCTCCATTGATGTAGTGGAAGAAACAAATGAAGAGTCCAAGGAGAACTTGGACATGGACTTGTCCACTTCCTTGTATCCCAGTGTTCAGGCAGCGGCGGCCAACAGAGTCTCAATTCCCCAAAGACCTGGTGCTCCACAGCTGGTCCACATCCCAGAAGAAGCTTCTAAACCTCCACCTGTCTCTCCTAAAAGTGCCACAACTAGAGCCAAATGGCTTTCCATGATGGATAAAAGTCCAGTTCCGGCAGCAACACCGGAGCCACCTCGTCTCCCAAACAAGCCGCTGGTCATGCAAGTCACGTCCACTCCAAAGTCTTCCGAGACAGCCTCATCTTGTGCCACGTCAAGCATCGCCTCGAGCACTGAGTCGCCATATTTCCGCATGCCATCCGAGCGAGACTCGTGCAGCATCGTCACCGTCGATGCCCACGCGCCTCATCATCCTGTAGTCCGTCTGTCTTCGGTGAGCTCTAACACCTGGGATTGGAGGAGCAGCACCAACGGAAGCACAGAAGTCCAAGAAACCAGTCGAACCATGCCCAGGAAAGAGTACCGATCTGCTAAAACAGACATGTTCGGCTCAGAACCGCCACCACACCCAGATCTGGTGCCACAATTCCACCGAAAACCTTCTATACCCACCAAGGAGTGGGATCCCGGACAGCCGCATCCGGAACCGGACC